The nucleotide sequence CGGATTTTAACCCGATCGATACCAGAGGCCGCGCGACGCGCCCGCGGTCCCTCGCGCGACTTCAAAGCAAATCGTATTTGTTCAGCCAATACGAATACATCGTCGGCGCGGTGAGTTCGCTCACGCCCATGCGTCGGCGAAGTTTGCCCAGATAGCCGTCGAGCCACTTGCCGTAGGGCGCGATCTCCGCGGGGTCTTCGGGGTGAACACCCAGGTCGCCGGTCTCCGCCACCCAATCATTCAACTGCTGGCGGAAGGTTGCCAGGGTGTCGGTAAAACGTGCGTCACCCGCGAGGTTATTCATTTCATTCGGATCCGCCCGAATGTCGTAGAGCTCTTCCGCGGGACGCCCGTTGCCAACGAAGCGGGAGACGTAGTCGTCGAGGCCGGTGCGCTCGTGATGCGTCATCATCACGGCCACGGCCGGTTCCACCAACAGGGTGTAATCGTTCGTGGGCAGGTAGGGGTTTCCTGACGTGAAGTTGCGGATGTATTTCAGTTCGGTGGTGCGCACGCTGCGAATACGATCGGGCACCACGCCGGTGCGATCCTTCGCCGAGAAAACCCGTTCGCGCCCGGGAGTCGTGTCGTCCGCAAATGATCGTCCTTGCAGGTAGTCCGGCAAGGTCACGCCTGCGATATCCAGACAGGTCGGCCCCAGGTCGATCATGCTGATCAAGCGTTCGTCCACTTGCCCGGCGTTGCGACCATCGGCCCAACGCATGATGAGCGGCACACGCAATCCGCCATCGTAGAGATAACCTTTGTCGCGGGGAAACGAACGTCCGTTGTCTCCAAAAACGAGCACAACGGTATTGTCGGCCAGACCTTCCCGCTCCAGCCGCTTGAGGATGGCACCGACCTGCCGATCAAACAGTTGCACCTCCTCCAGATAACGGGACCAGTCAACCCGCAGGACGGGGTGTTCGGGATAGTAGGGCGGCAGCTCCACCTTGGAGGGATCCACCGGACGCCGCATGTCGCGCGTCCATGTGCGATGAGGTTCGTCAATATTGACTTGAGCAAAAAAGGGCTGTCCCGGAGCCCGCTGTGACCAGTCCACGCCGTCGAACGGTTCGCCGGGAACTTCAAAATTCCAGTCCAGTTTTCCTACCTTTTCCAGCGGTTGCCCCGCCGCCTCATCCGGCGACGACGGTCGGCCGTTGCTGACGAAATACCCCGCCTGCCGAAACAGTTCCGGAATCGTCACGACGCCATCCGGCAACGGCCGCTTCACCAACGTGCGGTGATTTTGGGCACCAATGCTGGTCTGATACATGCCGGTGTTAAATCCGGAGCGATTGGGCGAGCACACACTGGCGGTGCCAAATACATTGGTGAAGCGCACGCCTTCTTTGGCCAGCGCATCGAGATGCGGTGTCGCCGAAGCCGCTGCGGTTGGCTCGCCGTAGCAAGCCAGATCGGGCGACAAGTCATCCGCGATAATCCACAACACGTTGGGACGTGACGTGGGTTCAGCACACAACGCGGAAGCGACCACAAAAGTCGCGAGCAAACGGATGAAGGAAGTGGTCATGAAGGAAAATGTGTTGGGATTGAAAATCAGTAAGTGGCGCGACCGCCCGAGGCATCAAACACCGCGCCGGTGGAAAAGGAACACTCGCCCGAACACAGCCAGGCCACCAGCGCGGCCACTTCGTCGATCTCACCGAGTCGACCAACCGGAATGCGACTCACCATGTAGTTGATGTGTTCCGGTGTCATTTGGTCGAGGAGCCCGGTTCGAATCACCGCCGGAGTCACCGCGTTGACCCTAATCTCCGTTTGGGCGAGTTCTTTGCCGAGCGATTTGGTCAACGCGATCACCCCTGCCTTCGATACGCTGTAATGCGAGGCGTTCGGGTTGCCTTCCTTGCCGGCGATCGAGGCGACGTTGACAATGCGCCCATACCCGCCGACCCGCAGGTAAGGCACCACACTGCGGCAGGTGTAAAAGACCGCGTTCAAATTCACATCCATCACGCGTTGCCAATCCGACAGCGACAGCTCCCAAAGCGCGGCGTTGCCTCCCGTGATCCCGGCGTTGTTGACCAAAATATCGAGACCGTCCCACGCCGACGCGGTTTCATCCGCCGCTGCTTGCACGGCCACCGGATCGGCCAAATCCAGACCGCACGTCCTCACTTCCCCCAGAGTGCCCAGTTCGGCTTTCGCTTCAGTCAGGGCCGTTTCGTCCACATCCCACAAGGCGACGCGGGCACCCGACTCCAACAGTCGTTTCGCGACGCCAAAGCCAATGCCCCGAGCCGAGCCCGTCACCACGGCACGTTTATTTTTAAGATCTATTTGGTTCATACGTTCGTCTTCGCATTCAACTCCGCCCGCATCTCAGCCGAGACATCGTGGGCCAGACAAAAAAGAATATCGCCCTGACGGGTCAGCGGCGGGCCGCGATGAGCCACAATCACCCCGTCGGACTTGGCTCGCTGGAGCACCGGCTCCCGGATTGGGTTCTCCGGGAAGTGCAGCGCCCCGAGCACGTCACCGGCGGTAACATCCGCCCCCAACGCGACCCGAGGCTCAAACAGTCCCGACTCGGGACTGAAAACGTAATCCTCCCGGTCCAACGCCTGCACCCAGCGGGGTGGGCGTCCGTCGCGCGGCAGGTCTTCGCCGGCGCCGTCGCGCAGGAGCCCGAGATGTCGCAACACCCGTCGCACGCCCCCTTGGCAGAGTTGGTGAATTTCGGCGTTGAGCGATTCTCCGCCGCCCAGCTCCGTCGAGACCATGGTCTTGCCTTGTTGCTCAACTTCCGTCGGCAGAAGGCCTCGTCCCGCGACGTCGGCATAGAGAAACGCGATGTCGGTGCCGAAGGCGGCCGTCGCCGCCGCCATCCGGGCGCGTTGCGCGGGATCCTGCACCCAATGCATATGCGCGCAGGGATGAAACACCACGCCCCGACCGCCCGTGTGCAGATCGATCACCACGTCCGCCATGGGAAACAGGGTGTGACTGAGAAAATCCGCGGTGATCTCGCTGACACTTCCGCTGGGATCGCCCGGAAAGCAGCGATTGAAATTCTTACCATCCAGAGGCGACAGACGAGTCGCCGCGCCCGCCGCCGGCGGATTGAGCACCGGAATCATGATGAGCCGACCGTTGATATCCTCGAGCTTCAGCTCCCGCATCAACCGCATGATGCCCACCTGCCCCGGATACTCGTCGCCATGATTTCCGGCCGTCAGCAGAACCGTCGGCCCTTCCCCGCGCGCCATCACCTGCACCGGCAGCAACACCTGCGCCCACCCGCTCAAATTGTAGGAATTCGGCACCTCCAGCACCCCGCGCTGCAGTCCGGGAGCATGAAAGTCGATTGAGGTGTGTATCGGGTTTTTCATGACGCCTTCGCTTTACTCCGATTGATCGACCAAAACCGAGCTGATAAATGCTTCGTTGAGCGTCACACCGAGGCCCGGTCCATCCGGCACGGTGATGAAGCCGTCGGTCGCCTGAACGCG is from Synoicihabitans lomoniglobus and encodes:
- a CDS encoding sulfatase family protein — encoded protein: MTTSFIRLLATFVVASALCAEPTSRPNVLWIIADDLSPDLACYGEPTAAASATPHLDALAKEGVRFTNVFGTASVCSPNRSGFNTGMYQTSIGAQNHRTLVKRPLPDGVVTIPELFRQAGYFVSNGRPSSPDEAAGQPLEKVGKLDWNFEVPGEPFDGVDWSQRAPGQPFFAQVNIDEPHRTWTRDMRRPVDPSKVELPPYYPEHPVLRVDWSRYLEEVQLFDRQVGAILKRLEREGLADNTVVLVFGDNGRSFPRDKGYLYDGGLRVPLIMRWADGRNAGQVDERLISMIDLGPTCLDIAGVTLPDYLQGRSFADDTTPGRERVFSAKDRTGVVPDRIRSVRTTELKYIRNFTSGNPYLPTNDYTLLVEPAVAVMMTHHERTGLDDYVSRFVGNGRPAEELYDIRADPNEMNNLAGDARFTDTLATFRQQLNDWVAETGDLGVHPEDPAEIAPYGKWLDGYLGKLRRRMGVSELTAPTMYSYWLNKYDLL
- a CDS encoding succinylglutamate desuccinylase/aspartoacylase family protein, whose product is MKNPIHTSIDFHAPGLQRGVLEVPNSYNLSGWAQVLLPVQVMARGEGPTVLLTAGNHGDEYPGQVGIMRLMRELKLEDINGRLIMIPVLNPPAAGAATRLSPLDGKNFNRCFPGDPSGSVSEITADFLSHTLFPMADVVIDLHTGGRGVVFHPCAHMHWVQDPAQRARMAAATAAFGTDIAFLYADVAGRGLLPTEVEQQGKTMVSTELGGGESLNAEIHQLCQGGVRRVLRHLGLLRDGAGEDLPRDGRPPRWVQALDREDYVFSPESGLFEPRVALGADVTAGDVLGALHFPENPIREPVLQRAKSDGVIVAHRGPPLTRQGDILFCLAHDVSAEMRAELNAKTNV
- a CDS encoding SDR family NAD(P)-dependent oxidoreductase, whose translation is MNQIDLKNKRAVVTGSARGIGFGVAKRLLESGARVALWDVDETALTEAKAELGTLGEVRTCGLDLADPVAVQAAADETASAWDGLDILVNNAGITGGNAALWELSLSDWQRVMDVNLNAVFYTCRSVVPYLRVGGYGRIVNVASIAGKEGNPNASHYSVSKAGVIALTKSLGKELAQTEIRVNAVTPAVIRTGLLDQMTPEHINYMVSRIPVGRLGEIDEVAALVAWLCSGECSFSTGAVFDASGGRATY